From Sediminibacterium sp. TEGAF015, a single genomic window includes:
- a CDS encoding SusC/RagA family TonB-linked outer membrane protein: MRKLAVFLTCALLFIANAYAQTARTVTGKVTDEKGAPLSGVTVSAVGANKNALTDNAGNFSIQVTEKVRTLRISYVGFDSKDVNINGLSSVNVNLNQEDKSLSEVVVVGYGTQKKKDLTGSIASVKGEALANKPTQSFEQALGGRAAGVQVVIPSGVLNAPPVLRIRGTNSISLSSYPLIVVDGVAVFTGDGSSTNAAGNVLSSINPNDIESVDVAKDAAATAIYGSRAANGVLFITTKKGKPGRSKVTVDSWVGYSNPQRLQKVLDAQQYTDYKNEALRNAGTFNAATNAFATTTGPDGKIINTNWADIIYRQGIQHSNTISLSGANESTSYYFSAGYTEQQGIIRKNDFKRLSLLMNIDHKAGKFFTMGGKIQYTSDKNTAAASSGSLAGEAFNTAGMGRVALITAPNVGPYLADGSYNQANGLIGVMGNKLGQVGFYNPQIALDLNRSNSYGEHLISNVYAQFKPVNWLALRTQYGLDYLMVDNDLFSHPLSGEGFSSTGSVTAIFNKNKRWVWTTTAQFDKVFAEKHTVGILAGIEHQKSDNNSYGLNRVTVSDPAFTNIQGGWATPNASGLGIGENYLYSEFARAQYNYNRKYFLTANVRRDGASQLGANSKYGTFWGVSASWDVLTEKFIQNMKLDQVFSSLRLRASYGKVGNIGGLGNFASLSSYGSGLYGGFATVAYSQAGNPNLTWETSKKTDVGLNFGLFNDRLTAEVGYYNSNNDGLLLFVPQPPSAGLPSSIPTNIGSMYNRGFEFDLKYNVIQKKDFSWTTSFNLSTNDNKVLSLAPGINSIVSSTSGLENPSITIPGQPIGMLFVTRTAGVDPATGRRIFINSQGRQVFFQHVAPAGQSRFMYADGSVAPTVSSADAVVYKNTHAKIFGGFENNIRFKNFELNALFTYQMGNYLYYGTQAGLRDQRFWNNEVGVLNRWQKPGDVTEFPKPVFGDNVSNGSSFPLDINVFKGDFIKLRTLTIGYNLPKSLLDKAKISNARFYVSGNNLLIITKYPGPDPEVSSNGNGTTNFGIDRNTVANQRTITIGLNVGF, translated from the coding sequence ATGAGAAAACTAGCCGTTTTTTTGACGTGTGCTTTGCTATTTATAGCCAATGCATACGCTCAAACAGCTCGAACAGTTACTGGTAAAGTAACTGATGAAAAAGGGGCACCGCTGAGTGGTGTAACTGTAAGTGCTGTGGGTGCAAACAAAAATGCACTTACAGATAATGCCGGAAATTTTTCCATTCAAGTAACTGAGAAAGTAAGAACCCTTCGTATTAGTTATGTGGGTTTCGATTCCAAAGATGTTAATATCAATGGGCTTTCTTCTGTTAATGTGAATCTTAACCAAGAAGACAAATCACTCAGTGAAGTGGTTGTGGTGGGTTACGGTACACAGAAGAAAAAAGATTTAACAGGAAGTATTGCTAGCGTAAAAGGGGAAGCTTTAGCCAATAAGCCTACACAAAGCTTTGAACAAGCCTTGGGTGGTAGAGCTGCTGGTGTTCAAGTGGTAATACCTAGTGGTGTATTGAACGCACCTCCTGTTTTAAGAATCAGAGGTACGAACTCCATTTCTCTTTCTTCTTATCCTTTGATTGTAGTAGATGGAGTTGCGGTATTTACCGGTGACGGAAGTTCTACCAATGCTGCTGGTAACGTTTTGTCTTCTATCAATCCAAATGATATTGAAAGTGTGGACGTTGCTAAAGACGCTGCTGCAACTGCTATCTATGGTAGCCGTGCCGCGAATGGTGTCTTGTTCATTACTACTAAGAAAGGTAAACCTGGACGTTCTAAAGTAACTGTTGATAGCTGGGTTGGTTATAGTAATCCTCAGCGTTTGCAAAAAGTATTGGATGCGCAACAGTATACCGATTACAAGAATGAAGCCTTGAGAAATGCGGGTACATTCAATGCGGCTACCAACGCTTTTGCTACTACTACAGGACCTGATGGTAAAATTATCAATACCAATTGGGCTGATATCATTTATCGTCAAGGTATTCAACATAGCAATACTATCAGTTTATCTGGTGCTAACGAGTCAACCAGCTATTATTTTTCTGCTGGATATACTGAACAGCAAGGTATCATCAGGAAAAATGATTTCAAACGTTTGAGTTTGTTAATGAATATTGACCACAAAGCAGGTAAGTTCTTTACCATGGGTGGAAAAATTCAATATACTAGTGATAAGAACACTGCTGCTGCAAGTTCTGGTTCATTGGCAGGTGAAGCTTTTAACACGGCCGGTATGGGACGTGTTGCATTGATTACCGCACCAAACGTGGGTCCTTATTTGGCCGATGGATCGTATAATCAGGCCAATGGTTTAATTGGTGTTATGGGTAACAAATTGGGCCAGGTTGGATTTTACAATCCACAGATTGCACTTGATTTAAATAGATCTAACAGTTATGGCGAACACTTAATCAGTAATGTTTATGCACAATTTAAGCCAGTAAATTGGTTAGCGCTAAGAACACAGTATGGTTTGGATTACCTAATGGTTGACAATGATTTATTCTCACATCCTTTGTCAGGTGAAGGTTTTTCTTCTACTGGTTCTGTTACTGCCATTTTCAACAAAAACAAGCGCTGGGTATGGACTACCACTGCACAGTTTGACAAGGTATTTGCTGAAAAGCATACTGTAGGGATTTTGGCGGGTATTGAACACCAGAAATCTGACAATAATAGTTACGGGTTAAACCGCGTAACGGTTTCTGACCCTGCATTTACTAATATTCAGGGTGGATGGGCAACACCTAATGCATCAGGATTGGGTATTGGAGAAAACTATTTATATTCTGAATTTGCCCGTGCACAATATAACTACAACAGAAAGTATTTCTTAACTGCTAACGTGCGTAGAGATGGTGCTTCTCAGTTGGGTGCAAATAGTAAGTATGGTACTTTCTGGGGTGTTTCTGCCAGCTGGGATGTGCTTACTGAAAAGTTCATTCAGAACATGAAGTTGGACCAAGTATTCAGCAGTTTGAGATTGAGAGCTAGCTATGGTAAAGTAGGTAATATTGGTGGCTTAGGTAACTTTGCTTCCTTATCATCTTATGGTTCTGGTTTATATGGTGGTTTTGCTACCGTAGCGTACAGCCAGGCAGGTAACCCTAACCTTACTTGGGAAACCAGTAAGAAGACAGATGTCGGTTTGAACTTTGGATTGTTCAACGATCGTTTGACAGCTGAAGTAGGCTACTATAACAGTAATAATGATGGTTTATTATTATTTGTACCGCAACCTCCATCTGCTGGTTTGCCTTCTAGCATTCCTACCAATATTGGTTCTATGTACAATAGAGGGTTTGAATTTGATTTGAAATACAATGTGATTCAAAAGAAGGATTTTAGCTGGACTACTTCATTTAACTTGTCTACAAACGATAACAAAGTATTATCGTTGGCTCCAGGTATTAATAGCATCGTTTCTTCTACTAGCGGTTTGGAAAATCCTAGCATTACGATTCCCGGTCAGCCAATTGGTATGTTATTCGTTACCAGAACTGCTGGGGTTGATCCTGCAACTGGACGCAGAATTTTCATCAATAGCCAAGGTCGTCAGGTATTCTTTCAACACGTAGCTCCTGCTGGTCAGTCTCGTTTTATGTACGCTGATGGATCTGTAGCTCCTACCGTAAGTAGTGCGGACGCTGTTGTGTACAAGAATACACATGCGAAAATTTTTGGTGGTTTCGAAAACAATATTCGCTTCAAGAATTTTGAATTAAATGCATTGTTTACTTACCAAATGGGCAACTACTTGTATTACGGAACTCAGGCTGGTTTAAGAGATCAGCGTTTCTGGAACAACGAAGTAGGGGTATTGAACAGATGGCAGAAGCCTGGTGATGTAACGGAGTTTCCTAAACCAGTGTTTGGTGACAACGTTTCTAACGGTTCTTCTTTCCCGCTTGATATCAACGTATTCAAAGGAGATTTCATTAAGTTAAGAACTTTAACCATTGGATATAATCTTCCTAAATCTTTATTAGATAAAGCTAAAATTTCGAATGCCCGTTTCTACGTTTCTGGAAACAACTTGTTAATTATTACCAAGTATCCGGGTCCAGATCCTGAAGTTTCTTCAAACGGTAACGGTACTACCAACTTTGGTATCGACAGAAATACAGTAGCTAACCAACGCACCATTACTATTGGCTTAAATGTTGGATTCTAA
- a CDS encoding efflux RND transporter permease subunit: MWYKAGKAILRFRVSLLFILLLVTAFMAWQASKVQLSYDFTRALPTDNKKFIDYQVFLKEFGTDGNTVVIGLQSDRFFQKDFFNEVFTLSQRLKKVPGVNGVLSVPDAMNLLNDEENQQLVPSRIFNPPYSSQSDLDSASLLFNSLPFYKTLLHVPEKNAYLLGVTVSKDSINSKYRSVLINNILKETKIFEANTKTELQISGLPFIRTIIGDRIKDEMNWFLIGSLLLSAVTLFLFFRSVSATIMSLLVVGMGVIWSVGTLVLFGYKITLLTALIPPLVVVIGIPNCIYFLNKYHTAYREKLNKEEALVTMVGRMGIVTLFCNIAAAIGFAVFALTKSQLLKEFGAVAGINILLLFFISLFFIPPVLSFLPAPKTKHTKYLDNAFLAAILVRIEKWTFHHARIVYLVTAIVTIVSIIGIFRIKSEGFIVDDLPKADKIYTDLKWFEENFGGVMPLEIIVDTKKKNGLVRSVKPIAAIDEFSAYLDSSEYTARPLSFVEGLKFAKQAFYDGDTMSYTIPYESDLAFIGPYLRSKNDTLKTDSPNAFNKLVNNFIDTNKQKARISVNMKDIGSAKLPALLTKFEARANEIFDTTSFKVSFTGSSVSFLEGSSFIINGLKESIFWAFLLIALCMLYLFKSFRILISSLIPNLIPLVVTAGVMGWMGIALKPSTVLVFSVALGIVIDVTIRFLINYKQELPAHKNQVNPTLIATIRHTGISIIYTSLVLIAGFIIFSFSDFGGTKALGWLTSLTLVVGTITNLVLLPVIILTISGSKNRMKG; encoded by the coding sequence ATGTGGTATAAGGCAGGAAAAGCGATTCTACGATTCAGGGTTAGCTTGTTATTTATATTATTACTTGTTACAGCATTCATGGCATGGCAGGCTTCTAAAGTGCAGTTGAGCTATGACTTCACCAGAGCACTCCCAACCGACAATAAAAAATTTATAGATTATCAGGTTTTTCTTAAAGAGTTTGGTACCGATGGTAATACAGTAGTGATTGGATTGCAATCTGATCGTTTTTTTCAGAAAGATTTTTTCAACGAGGTTTTTACATTGAGTCAAAGACTGAAAAAGGTTCCAGGTGTTAACGGAGTGCTGAGTGTTCCGGATGCCATGAATCTTTTAAACGACGAAGAAAATCAGCAATTGGTGCCCTCCAGAATTTTTAATCCTCCCTATTCCAGTCAGTCAGATCTGGATTCTGCCAGCTTGCTTTTCAATAGCCTTCCTTTTTATAAAACTTTGTTACATGTTCCAGAAAAAAATGCCTACTTGTTGGGAGTAACAGTTAGCAAAGATTCCATCAATAGTAAATATCGTTCTGTTCTAATCAATAATATTTTAAAGGAAACGAAAATTTTTGAAGCCAATACAAAAACGGAGTTGCAAATCAGTGGACTACCTTTTATCAGAACAATTATAGGCGATCGTATTAAAGACGAAATGAACTGGTTCTTAATAGGGTCATTATTGCTTTCTGCAGTTACGCTATTTTTATTTTTCCGCTCTGTAAGTGCAACCATTATGAGTTTACTGGTAGTGGGGATGGGGGTAATCTGGAGTGTAGGTACGCTTGTACTGTTTGGCTACAAGATAACCTTGCTAACAGCTTTAATTCCCCCGTTGGTAGTAGTTATTGGTATTCCTAATTGTATCTACTTTTTAAATAAATACCACACGGCATACAGGGAAAAATTAAATAAGGAAGAAGCACTTGTTACAATGGTTGGCAGAATGGGCATAGTTACTCTATTCTGCAATATTGCTGCTGCCATTGGATTTGCAGTGTTTGCCCTTACCAAGAGTCAGTTGCTTAAAGAGTTCGGAGCAGTTGCAGGTATTAATATCCTTTTGCTTTTCTTTATTTCTTTGTTCTTTATACCACCCGTTCTCAGTTTTCTGCCTGCTCCAAAAACCAAGCATACCAAATATCTGGACAATGCTTTTTTAGCAGCAATATTGGTTCGTATTGAAAAGTGGACTTTTCATCATGCAAGAATAGTTTATCTGGTGACTGCTATAGTAACCATAGTTTCTATTATTGGAATCTTCAGAATAAAGAGTGAAGGATTTATTGTAGATGATTTGCCTAAAGCAGATAAAATTTATACCGACCTTAAATGGTTCGAAGAAAACTTTGGGGGAGTAATGCCACTGGAAATAATAGTGGATACCAAAAAGAAAAACGGATTGGTACGATCGGTTAAGCCAATAGCAGCGATTGATGAGTTTTCAGCATATCTTGATTCTTCAGAATATACTGCAAGGCCTTTATCTTTTGTAGAAGGGCTGAAGTTTGCCAAGCAGGCATTTTATGATGGAGATACTATGAGTTATACAATTCCCTATGAAAGTGATCTTGCTTTTATAGGCCCTTATTTGAGAAGTAAGAATGACACTTTAAAGACGGATTCTCCCAATGCCTTTAATAAACTGGTGAATAATTTTATTGATACCAATAAACAGAAAGCCAGAATCAGTGTAAATATGAAAGATATTGGTAGTGCAAAACTGCCTGCACTACTCACAAAGTTTGAAGCACGTGCCAATGAAATTTTTGATACCACTTCGTTCAAAGTAAGTTTTACGGGTAGTAGTGTAAGCTTTTTAGAAGGGTCTAGTTTTATTATTAATGGGTTGAAGGAAAGTATATTCTGGGCGTTTTTGTTAATAGCATTGTGCATGCTTTATCTGTTTAAATCTTTCCGCATTTTAATCAGCTCACTGATTCCTAATTTAATTCCTTTAGTTGTTACAGCTGGTGTAATGGGTTGGATGGGGATTGCGCTAAAACCTTCCACTGTATTGGTTTTCAGTGTTGCTCTTGGAATAGTGATTGATGTAACGATTCGTTTTTTAATTAACTATAAACAAGAGCTTCCTGCTCATAAAAACCAAGTGAATCCTACATTAATTGCAACTATTCGCCATACTGGTATTAGTATAATTTATACTTCATTGGTTTTAATTGCCGGATTTATCATTTTTAGTTTTAGCGATTTTGGTGGTACTAAAGCCTTAGGTTGGCTTACTTCGCTCACATTGGTGGTAGGGACTATAACGAATCTGGTTTTATTGCCCGTAATTATTTTAACAATTTCAGGATCCAAGAACAGGATGAAAGGGTAA
- the rpoN gene encoding RNA polymerase factor sigma-54, whose translation MSLSQSLQQKLLQKLSPQQIQLMKLLQVPTANLEERIKEELEENPALEQGEEGHEEEFQDDLKDEFDNSGEDDTDPDGSLEEYDNVDISEYVLDDDGEIADYKTKDDNYPEMDDQKVIPIKVETSFHEMVLNQLGMLELDERSYKIAEQVVGSLDDDGYLRRELSSIADDLAFRQSLVVEEKEIESIIVQIQQFDPAGIAARDLRECLLLQLKRKTDEGKSVELAVQILTKYFDEFTKKHYEKIQKSLGLSDDQLKEVIGQIIKLNPKPGGNVGEMNKAETYIVPDFFVINNNGSLELSLNAKNAPDLRVSEGYRDMLKEYEKGSKKDKRQKEAVLFIKQKIDAAKWFIDMIKQRQDTLIGTMGAIMKYQQDFFLTGDETTLRPMILKDIAEVTGLDISTVSRVANSKFVQTEFGTYRLKFFFSESLSTESGEEVSTREVKKILSDMIASEDKHKPFSDEVLTEMLQEKGYNIARRTVAKYREQLNVPVARLRKEL comes from the coding sequence ATGTCACTCAGTCAATCACTACAGCAAAAGTTACTTCAAAAACTGTCTCCACAGCAGATTCAGTTAATGAAACTATTGCAGGTGCCTACTGCCAATTTAGAAGAAAGGATTAAAGAGGAATTGGAAGAAAATCCGGCGCTTGAACAAGGTGAAGAAGGACATGAAGAAGAATTTCAGGACGATTTAAAAGATGAGTTTGATAATTCAGGTGAAGATGATACGGATCCTGATGGCAGCCTGGAGGAGTATGATAACGTAGATATCAGTGAATATGTGCTCGATGATGACGGAGAAATTGCTGATTACAAAACAAAGGATGACAACTATCCGGAAATGGATGATCAGAAAGTCATACCAATCAAAGTAGAGACCAGTTTTCATGAGATGGTGTTGAATCAGTTGGGAATGCTGGAACTGGATGAAAGAAGTTACAAAATAGCTGAGCAAGTTGTTGGCAGCCTGGATGATGATGGTTACCTGAGAAGAGAGTTGTCTTCTATTGCAGATGATCTTGCTTTCAGGCAAAGTCTCGTTGTTGAAGAAAAAGAAATAGAATCGATAATTGTGCAAATCCAGCAGTTTGATCCTGCGGGCATAGCTGCCAGAGATTTACGAGAATGTTTGTTGCTTCAGTTGAAACGCAAAACAGATGAAGGTAAAAGTGTAGAACTGGCAGTTCAGATCCTAACTAAATACTTTGATGAATTTACCAAGAAACATTACGAAAAAATTCAGAAAAGTCTTGGATTGTCTGATGATCAACTTAAAGAAGTAATTGGCCAGATAATTAAACTGAACCCTAAGCCGGGAGGGAATGTTGGAGAAATGAATAAGGCAGAAACCTATATTGTCCCTGATTTTTTTGTAATCAACAATAATGGTTCGCTGGAGCTCTCATTGAATGCTAAAAATGCACCTGATTTAAGAGTGAGTGAAGGATACAGAGACATGCTAAAGGAGTATGAGAAGGGGAGTAAAAAAGACAAACGACAAAAAGAGGCAGTACTCTTTATCAAGCAAAAAATTGATGCTGCCAAATGGTTTATCGATATGATTAAGCAGCGTCAGGATACACTTATTGGCACCATGGGTGCTATCATGAAATATCAGCAGGATTTTTTCCTGACAGGTGATGAAACTACTTTGCGCCCCATGATCTTAAAAGATATAGCAGAAGTAACTGGACTTGATATTTCCACCGTTAGCCGTGTTGCCAATAGTAAATTTGTACAGACCGAATTCGGGACGTATCGTTTAAAGTTTTTCTTTAGTGAATCACTAAGTACAGAAAGCGGTGAGGAAGTGAGTACGCGTGAAGTGAAGAAGATCCTGAGTGATATGATAGCTTCTGAAGACAAGCATAAGCCTTTTAGCGATGAAGTGTTAACAGAAATGTTGCAGGAAAAGGGTTATAATATTGCCAGAAGAACAGTAGCAAAATACCGAGAGCAATTGAATGTACCTGTAGCCAGATTGCGCAAAGAACTTTAA
- a CDS encoding DegT/DnrJ/EryC1/StrS family aminotransferase, translating into MPGFELFGAEERKEVNDVLETGILMRYGFDGPRKGIWKAKELEQAITETFGCKYAQLTSSGTAALTTAMAALGIGAGDEVIMPSFTFVASFEAVLSVGAIPVLVEVDETLTLDPVAVKNAITPRTKCVMPVHMCGSMANLDALSSICKAHNLLLLEDACQSIGGTYKGKALGTIGDAGTFSFDFVKMITCAEGGVVMTNHSDIYIKADGYTDHGHDHLGVDRGADLHPFIGYNYRISELHAAVGLAQIRKLSHFLELQKKNNHALRKHLEAIPELSFRVVPEGGDDSCSFLSWFLPTKELTQAVVQEMKEQGVLAGNFYWFANNWHYISKWDHLKNAQTLNRLSADQTNALLQLSQTAFPQSDAIMSRCISTAISLVWTEEQIQEKGTKMAAIINKVLGK; encoded by the coding sequence ATGCCAGGTTTTGAACTTTTTGGTGCTGAGGAAAGAAAGGAAGTAAATGATGTGCTGGAAACAGGTATTTTAATGCGTTATGGATTTGACGGTCCTAGAAAAGGAATCTGGAAAGCCAAAGAGCTGGAGCAGGCTATTACCGAAACTTTCGGTTGTAAATATGCACAGTTAACTTCATCGGGTACCGCTGCACTAACCACAGCCATGGCAGCTTTGGGTATTGGTGCAGGCGATGAAGTAATCATGCCTAGTTTTACTTTTGTTGCCAGTTTTGAAGCAGTATTAAGTGTAGGGGCAATACCAGTGTTGGTTGAAGTGGATGAAACATTGACACTTGATCCTGTTGCAGTTAAAAACGCTATTACGCCAAGAACCAAATGTGTGATGCCTGTTCATATGTGTGGCAGTATGGCCAATCTGGATGCGCTGTCATCCATCTGTAAAGCACATAATTTACTTTTATTGGAAGATGCCTGCCAGAGTATTGGCGGAACCTATAAGGGTAAAGCCCTTGGCACGATTGGAGATGCAGGTACTTTTAGTTTTGATTTTGTTAAAATGATTACCTGTGCCGAGGGGGGAGTGGTAATGACTAATCATTCAGACATCTATATCAAAGCAGACGGATACACCGACCATGGTCACGATCATTTAGGCGTAGACAGAGGTGCTGATTTACATCCATTCATCGGATACAACTATCGAATAAGCGAATTACATGCTGCGGTTGGACTTGCTCAAATCAGAAAGCTGAGTCATTTCCTGGAACTGCAAAAGAAAAACAATCATGCATTGAGGAAACACCTGGAAGCTATACCAGAATTGAGTTTCAGAGTGGTGCCTGAGGGTGGTGATGATAGTTGTAGTTTTTTAAGTTGGTTTTTACCAACTAAAGAACTCACTCAAGCTGTTGTGCAGGAAATGAAGGAGCAGGGAGTACTGGCAGGTAATTTTTACTGGTTCGCCAACAACTGGCACTATATCAGTAAATGGGATCATTTAAAAAATGCACAAACCCTTAATCGTTTAAGTGCCGATCAAACCAATGCTTTGTTGCAATTATCACAGACAGCATTTCCTCAAAGTGATGCCATTATGAGTAGATGTATTTCTACAGCCATCAGTTTGGTTTGGACAGAAGAGCAGATCCAGGAAAAGGGAACAAAAATGGCAGCTATCATCAATAAAGTATTGGGAAAATAA
- a CDS encoding DsbA family protein gives MKPILFYCYDAYCGWCYGFSPVMKQLAAVFPDLQIEVLSGGMVLPESPVHISATASYIQSAYKTVEEYSGVTFGPDYLWHINNPELSDWFPNSEKPAIALCIFKELHPEKQVLFAAELQYALHFEGRDLTDNEAYRHLLEKYEIDADEFYEKLNSEEYQEKAKYEFALVKQLQVTGFPCVLLQESATKFHLLARGFTPFAELKPRLDRALETIGQS, from the coding sequence ATGAAACCAATACTATTCTATTGTTATGATGCTTATTGTGGTTGGTGTTACGGCTTCAGCCCAGTTATGAAACAGCTGGCAGCCGTATTTCCTGATTTACAAATTGAAGTTTTATCGGGGGGTATGGTTTTACCCGAAAGTCCCGTACATATTAGCGCAACCGCATCCTACATTCAATCTGCTTACAAAACAGTAGAAGAATACAGCGGTGTTACATTCGGACCTGATTATTTGTGGCATATTAATAACCCTGAATTAAGTGATTGGTTTCCCAATTCTGAAAAGCCAGCCATTGCCTTATGTATTTTTAAAGAATTGCATCCGGAAAAGCAAGTATTATTTGCAGCGGAGTTACAATATGCTTTGCACTTTGAAGGAAGGGATTTAACAGACAATGAAGCCTACCGGCATTTACTGGAAAAGTATGAAATAGATGCTGATGAATTTTATGAGAAGCTGAACAGCGAGGAGTATCAGGAAAAAGCCAAATATGAATTTGCACTCGTAAAGCAATTGCAGGTTACAGGCTTCCCTTGTGTGCTACTTCAAGAATCTGCTACTAAGTTCCATCTACTCGCAAGAGGATTTACCCCTTTTGCCGAATTAAAACCAAGATTGGATAGAGCATTGGAAACAATTGGACAATCCTAA
- a CDS encoding DUF5606 family protein, protein MEYNKLISVTGMSGLFEMISSKNDGAIVKSLDDNSTKFVSSRVHNFSHLESIEVYTIRENVNLADVFKAMEASTENLPAEKDQAATKAYFQKVYPDMDFDRVYASDMKKMVKWFRVLKANDVKIELTEAPEEAE, encoded by the coding sequence ATGGAATATAACAAACTGATATCGGTTACTGGAATGAGTGGATTATTTGAAATGATTAGCAGCAAAAATGATGGTGCAATTGTAAAATCACTTGATGACAACAGCACCAAATTTGTAAGCAGCAGAGTTCACAATTTTTCACATCTGGAAAGTATTGAAGTATACACCATTAGAGAAAATGTAAACCTGGCTGATGTATTCAAGGCTATGGAAGCAAGTACCGAAAATTTACCTGCTGAAAAAGATCAGGCTGCCACAAAAGCTTATTTCCAGAAGGTTTATCCTGATATGGATTTTGACAGAGTGTACGCAAGCGACATGAAGAAAATGGTAAAATGGTTTCGCGTACTGAAAGCAAATGATGTAAAAATCGAGTTGACCGAAGCACCTGAAGAGGCTGAATAA